A single genomic interval of Vogesella indigofera harbors:
- a CDS encoding pilus assembly protein PilM encodes MFDKKPSLDVSRLKKALAPLLSTTEHGLLGMDISSSAIKLVELSSAGRGPQLERYVVEPLPKDAVVEGNIQNMEAVAEAIRHARRHLGSSCKRVAIALPTAMAIYKKILVPAAQHPDDLAMLVETESNQYIPFPLDEVNLDYQVLGPSANSGNDLDVMICAARKEKVEERVAVAEMAGLKVDVVDIDAFAMLTAFEQLQQQLPDQGINQTFALFDIGATAIHCSVIRNGQQLYYREQAFGGSQLTRDIQRRYGYSHEESEHGKRTMMLPEGYENELLRPFVDSLAQEIQRALQFFYTSVSVSQYLRVDYILLAGGSSMLAGLDDAVLGRTQISTMIANPFTTMTHSSHVELKNLLLDAPSLLVACGLALRRFD; translated from the coding sequence ATGTTTGACAAGAAACCCTCACTGGATGTTTCCAGACTGAAAAAAGCCTTGGCACCGCTGCTGAGCACGACCGAGCACGGTCTGCTCGGCATGGACATCAGCTCCAGTGCCATCAAGCTGGTCGAGCTCAGCAGCGCCGGCCGCGGCCCGCAGCTGGAGCGCTACGTCGTCGAACCGCTACCCAAGGACGCGGTGGTGGAGGGCAATATCCAGAACATGGAAGCCGTTGCCGAGGCCATCCGCCACGCCCGTCGCCATCTCGGCTCTTCCTGCAAGCGGGTGGCCATCGCCCTGCCCACCGCGATGGCGATCTACAAGAAAATCTTGGTGCCGGCAGCCCAGCACCCCGACGACCTGGCCATGCTGGTGGAAACCGAATCCAACCAGTACATCCCGTTCCCGCTGGACGAGGTCAACCTCGACTACCAGGTACTCGGCCCGTCCGCCAACAGCGGCAATGACCTCGACGTGATGATCTGCGCCGCGCGCAAGGAAAAAGTCGAGGAACGCGTGGCGGTAGCCGAAATGGCGGGACTGAAGGTCGATGTGGTCGACATTGATGCTTTTGCCATGCTGACCGCCTTCGAGCAGCTGCAGCAGCAACTACCGGACCAGGGCATCAACCAGACCTTCGCCCTGTTCGACATCGGCGCCACCGCCATCCACTGCTCGGTAATCCGCAACGGCCAGCAGCTGTACTACCGCGAACAGGCCTTCGGCGGCAGCCAGCTCACCCGCGACATCCAGCGCCGCTACGGCTACAGCCACGAAGAGTCGGAGCACGGCAAGCGCACCATGATGCTGCCGGAAGGCTACGAGAACGAGCTGCTGCGCCCGTTCGTCGATTCGCTGGCACAGGAAATCCAGCGCGCGCTGCAGTTTTTCTACACCAGCGTCAGCGTCTCGCAGTACCTGCGTGTCGACTACATCCTGCTCGCCGGCGGCTCCAGCATGCTGGCCGGACTGGACGATGCCGTGCTTGGCCGCACCCAGATCAGCACCATGATCGCCAACCCGTTTACCACCATGACGCACTCCTCGCACGTCGAGCTGAAAAACCTGCTGCTGGATGCGCCATCGTTACTGGTCGCGTGCGGACTGGCCCTGCGGAGATTCGACTGA
- a CDS encoding PilN domain-containing protein, with protein MIRINLLPHRELKKAAHRKRFQNMLAAALLAGLGLSYAGYSWLDSTLSEQQRRNQQLEQAIAQLDQQLSNIENLRQQRMALLSRKELVEQLQNSRTEATRIFDHLIKTLPEGVFIKSFKQTGTTIALSGTSLSSARVSTLMRNLEQSEVFSTPILIEVSSTLVDNVRANDFSLSLSLRAPETSASQPVPAVPRATP; from the coding sequence ATGATCCGGATCAACCTGCTCCCCCACCGCGAACTGAAAAAGGCGGCCCACCGCAAGCGCTTCCAGAACATGCTGGCCGCGGCGCTCCTCGCCGGACTGGGGCTGTCCTACGCCGGCTATAGCTGGCTGGACAGCACCCTCAGCGAACAGCAGCGCCGCAACCAGCAGCTGGAGCAGGCGATTGCTCAGCTCGACCAGCAGTTGAGCAATATCGAGAACCTGCGACAGCAGCGCATGGCGTTGCTATCGCGCAAGGAGCTGGTTGAACAGCTGCAGAATAGCCGTACCGAAGCCACCCGGATTTTTGACCACTTGATCAAAACCCTGCCGGAAGGGGTATTCATCAAGAGCTTCAAACAGACCGGCACCACCATTGCACTCAGCGGCACCTCCTTGTCCAGCGCCCGCGTTTCGACCCTGATGCGCAACCTGGAGCAGTCCGAGGTGTTCAGTACGCCGATCCTGATCGAGGTCAGCTCCACACTGGTCGACAATGTGCGCGCCAATGACTTCAGCCTCAGTCTCTCCCTCCGCGCACCGGAGACCAGTGCCAGCCAACCCGTGCCGGCCGTACCAAGGGCAACGCCATGA
- a CDS encoding type 4a pilus biogenesis protein PilO, with translation MTLDEFRQLDLKNLPDLPLGPQISSLVVMIAAILGLAYYFVFADLQDQIERQQAKEVQLKESFLDKKRQVANLAALENQLKEIESSFGALLKQLPTKAEMPALLTEINQAGVGRGLLFELFRPGSETKAAQIATLPIQIRLSGSYGELATFVNDVAQLSRIVTIGDIALSPNGSAKEDRLLLQATAKTYRALEAGEQAAKAGKP, from the coding sequence ATGACATTGGATGAATTCCGTCAACTCGACCTCAAAAACCTGCCGGATTTACCACTCGGGCCGCAGATCAGCAGTCTGGTCGTCATGATTGCGGCCATCCTGGGGCTGGCCTACTACTTCGTGTTTGCCGACCTGCAGGACCAGATCGAGCGCCAGCAAGCCAAGGAAGTACAGCTGAAGGAAAGCTTCCTCGACAAGAAGCGCCAGGTTGCCAATTTGGCCGCGCTTGAAAACCAGCTGAAAGAAATCGAATCGTCTTTTGGCGCCCTGCTCAAGCAATTGCCGACCAAGGCCGAGATGCCGGCCTTGCTCACCGAAATCAACCAGGCCGGGGTTGGCCGCGGCCTGCTGTTCGAGCTGTTCCGCCCCGGCAGCGAAACCAAGGCGGCGCAAATCGCCACCCTGCCGATCCAGATCCGCCTCAGTGGCAGCTATGGCGAGCTGGCGACCTTCGTCAACGACGTGGCACAGCTGTCACGCATCGTGACCATCGGCGACATTGCCCTGAGCCCGAACGGCAGCGCCAAGGAAGACCGCCTGTTGCTGCAGGCCACCGCCAAAACCTATCGCGCACTGGAGGCCGGCGAACAGGCCGCCAAGGCCGGTAAACCATGA
- a CDS encoding pilus assembly protein PilP, translating to MMKTARQRIVIILSCLLALSACGAEQESIEQWMQHAGKDLHGKVEPLPPMQPYQPYQFQSAQLGSPFDPARLQLARNKVKGLFNSNRPREVLENYELSQLKLTGTLRFNKQYFGLIQTPDNGIYRVRPGSFVGPNFGIVRKVSETEVVLEETVENINGEWVQQENTLYLLQQEQGAKP from the coding sequence ATGATGAAAACAGCCCGTCAACGTATCGTCATCATCCTATCCTGCCTACTGGCGCTGAGCGCCTGCGGCGCCGAGCAGGAAAGCATCGAACAATGGATGCAACACGCCGGCAAGGATCTGCACGGCAAGGTCGAGCCCTTGCCACCGATGCAGCCCTACCAGCCTTACCAGTTTCAAAGCGCCCAGCTGGGTTCACCGTTTGATCCGGCGCGACTGCAGCTGGCACGCAACAAGGTCAAAGGGCTGTTCAACAGCAACCGGCCGCGCGAGGTACTGGAAAACTACGAGCTGAGCCAGCTCAAACTGACCGGCACCCTGCGCTTCAACAAGCAGTATTTCGGGCTGATCCAGACTCCCGACAACGGCATCTACCGCGTGCGGCCCGGCAGTTTTGTCGGCCCCAACTTTGGCATCGTGCGCAAAGTCAGCGAAACCGAAGTGGTACTGGAAGAAACCGTGGAAAACATCAATGGGGAGTGGGTACAACAAGAAAACACGTTGTACCTGCTACAGCAGGAACAAGGGGCAAAACCATGA